Proteins found in one Tsukamurella paurometabola DSM 20162 genomic segment:
- the ruvB gene encoding Holliday junction branch migration DNA helicase RuvB codes for MGPSALSGDDSDSLRPKSLDEFIGQPKVREQLQLVLHGARKRGGTPDHILLSGPPGLGKTSLAMIIAAELGTALRVTSGPALERAGDLAAMLSNLVEGDVLFIDEIHRMARPAEEMLYLAMEDFRVDVVVGKGPGATSIPLDVAPFTLVGATTRSGSLTGPLRDRFGFTAHMDFYDTADLIQVIERSAKILGIEIVREAAAEIGSRSRGTPRIANRLLRRVRDFADVRADGIVTVDVARGALKVYDVDELGLDRLDRAVLGALIRSFGGGPVGVSTLAVAVGEEPGTVEEVCEPFLVRAGMLARTPRGRVATMAAWHHLGLEPPAGALASGIEVRGDFDADERLF; via the coding sequence ATGGGGCCGTCGGCACTGTCCGGCGACGATTCCGACTCGCTGCGCCCGAAATCGCTCGACGAGTTCATCGGGCAGCCCAAGGTCCGTGAGCAATTGCAACTGGTCTTGCACGGCGCGCGCAAGCGTGGCGGAACCCCCGATCACATCCTGCTGTCCGGTCCGCCCGGGCTGGGCAAGACCAGCCTCGCAATGATCATCGCCGCCGAACTCGGTACCGCTCTCCGCGTCACCTCCGGTCCGGCGCTGGAGCGCGCCGGCGATCTTGCGGCCATGCTGTCGAACCTGGTCGAGGGCGATGTGCTGTTCATCGACGAGATCCACCGGATGGCCCGCCCGGCTGAGGAGATGTTGTACCTCGCGATGGAGGACTTCCGGGTGGATGTGGTGGTGGGCAAGGGGCCCGGCGCCACCTCCATCCCGCTCGACGTGGCGCCGTTCACCCTGGTGGGCGCCACCACACGGTCCGGCTCGCTCACCGGGCCGCTGCGCGACCGATTCGGCTTCACCGCGCATATGGACTTCTACGACACGGCCGACCTGATCCAGGTGATCGAGCGCAGTGCGAAGATCCTCGGCATCGAGATCGTGCGCGAGGCGGCCGCCGAGATAGGCAGTCGCTCCCGCGGCACCCCGCGCATCGCGAACCGCCTGCTGCGCCGGGTGCGCGATTTCGCCGATGTGCGCGCCGACGGCATCGTCACGGTCGATGTGGCACGCGGTGCGCTGAAGGTCTACGACGTCGACGAGCTCGGCCTCGATCGCCTGGACCGCGCGGTGCTCGGTGCTCTGATCCGCAGCTTCGGTGGCGGACCGGTGGGGGTCTCGACCCTCGCGGTCGCAGTGGGCGAGGAGCCCGGCACCGTCGAAGAGGTGTGCGAGCCCTTCCTCGTGCGGGCCGGGATGCTCGCCCGGACTCCGCGCGGCCGCGTCGCGACGATGGCGGCCTGGCACCACCTCGGGCTGGAGCCGCCCGCGGGTGCGCTCGCATCCGGAATCGAGGTGCGCGGTGACTTCGACGCGGACGAGCGACTGTTC